One segment of Solanum stenotomum isolate F172 chromosome 1, ASM1918654v1, whole genome shotgun sequence DNA contains the following:
- the LOC125849903 gene encoding vestitone reductase-like, with translation MESKEMGRVCVTGGTGFVGSWLIMRLLQHGYSVNMTIRSHPDRKRDIKYLTNLEGASERLQIFNADINKPQSFAAAIEGCVGVFHLAQPMDFEKEEVDETKVKSVITATLAILQASVDSKTVKRVVYTSSAAAVIFNDKGLDILDENSWSDVDFIKIAKTFMPSYSTCKTLTEKAAIEFAAKNGLELVSVVAPWVHGPFITPHCPSTVRFFLDLIFGNCKGVLEQQKYIPFVHVDDVVNAHIFLFEHSNAKGRYICSSGETTIYQLSKFLSAKYPQYQIPIIEGSMEGLKYPRLSVKKLLDTGFKFKYYGQLEEMYDGAIECSKIRGLL, from the exons ATGGAAAGCAAAGAAATGGGCAGAGTATGTGTAACAGGAGGAACAGGATTTGTTGGATCATGGCTCATTATGAGGCTTCTTCAACATGGTTATTCTGTAAACATGACGATTCGATCTCATCCAG ATAGGAAGAGAGATATTAAGTACTTGACAAACCTAGAAGGTGCATCAGAGAGGCTTCAAATTTTCAATGCTGATATCAACAAACCACAAAGTTTTGCTGCAGCAATTGAAGGATGTGTGGGAGTTTTCCATCTAGCTCAGCCCATGGATTTTGAAAAGGAAGAAGTCGATGAAACGAAGGTAAAAAGTGTCATTACGGCAACATTGGCGATTTTACAAGCGAGTGTTGATTCAAAGACAGTTAAGCGAGTCGTATATACTTCTAGTGCTGCTGCTGTTATATTTAATGATAAAGGCTTAGACATATTAGATGAAAACTCTTGGAGTGACGTTGATTTCATCAAAATTGCAAAGACATTTATGCCAAGTTATTCGACGTGCAAGACATTAACAGAGAAAGCAGCAATTGAATTTGCAGCAAAAAATGGACTTGAACTAGTTTCTGTAGTTGCTCCTTGGGTACATGGACCCTTCATAACTCCTCATTGTCCATCAACTGTTCGATTTTTTTTGGACCTGATATTTG GAAATTGCAAAGGTGTGCTAGAACAACAAAAGTACATACCTTTTGTACATGTAGATGATGTGGTGAATGCACATATCTTTCTTTTTGAGCATTCAAATGCAAAAGGAAGATATATTTGTTCTTCTGGAGAAACAACAATATatcaactctccaaatttctTTCAGCCAAATACCCGCAATATCAAATACCAATTATAGAAGG TTCAATGGAGGGCCTAAAATATCCCAGACTTTCAGTAAAAAAGCTCTTGGACACTGGATTTAAGTTTAAGTACTATGGACAATTAGAGGAAATGTATGATGGAGCAATTGAATGTTCCAAAATAAGAGGGCTGCTCTAG
- the LOC125849910 gene encoding 13S globulin seed storage protein 2-like, which translates to MDLILASKKADKTMMEVEGVGGYYGWSNSQFPLLSQKKLSAGLLLLQPHGFSQPYYSVSSKIGYVCEGECIVGLISPEDSKEEVIKLQKGDALPLTLKTVSWWYNDGHSEFKIIFLGEYDDEYTPGEYCGFCLAGFIGTLNGFSNEFIAKSFHMTKTESEKLIKDQSRTNLLIKINEGTKMPHPCNKVKHKLVFNLDSAKPCVEVKNGGVLSAVTCRNLPLLGDVGLSVNRVVLESGALFGPIFTADLSVQLSYVTKGSGRVQIVGPLCKVVLDTKVEEGGLFFVPKFFPFVVEADEGGMEFFSVITSSKQVYGELSGGKKSIWEAISPSVLEASLNMTPDLTEYFKSKIAKGAVIAPPSTI; encoded by the exons ATGGATTTAATATTGGCATCGAAAAAAGCAGATAAAACAATGATGGAAGTTGAAGGAGTTGGTGGATATTACGGTTGGTCAAATAGCCAATTTCCTCTTCTTAGCCAAAAAAAACTTTCTGCTGGATTATTACTTCTGCAGCCTCATGGTTTTTCTCAACCTTACTATTCTGTTTCCTCAAAAATTGGTTATGTTTGTGAAG GTGAATGCATTGTTGGATTGATATCACCGGAAGATTCAAAAGAAGAAgttataaaattacaaaaagggGATGCCTTACCACTTACCTTGAAAACAGTGTCATGGTGGTACAATGATGGCCACTctgaattcaaaataattttcttaggaGAATATGATGACGAATACACACCTGGAGAATACTGCGGTTTCTGTTTAGCTGGATTCATCGGCACTCTAAATGGATTCTCTAATGAATTCATAGCTAAATCTTTTCACATGACCAAAACTGAATCTGAAAAACTTATAAAAGACCAAAGTAGAACTAATCTTTTAATTAAGATCAATGAAGGCACAAAAATGCCACACCCATGCAACAAAGTGAAACACAAGTTGGTTTTTAACTTGGATAGTGCTAAACCTTGTGTTGAGGTAAAAAATGGTGGAGTTTTATCTGCGGTAACTTGTAGGAATTTACCATTGCTAGGAGACGTTGGATTAAGCGTGAATCGCGTAGTTTTGGAAAGTGGTGCTTTATTTGGTCCGATTTTTACAGCGGATTTATCCGTTCAATTGAGTTATGTTACGAAAGGAAGTGGACGTGTTCAAATTGTGGGACCTTTATGTAAGGTTGTGTTGGATACTAAAGTGGAAGAAGGTGGATTGTTCTTTGTTCCAAAATTCTTTCCATTTGTTGTAGAAGCTGATGAAGGAGGAATGGAGTTCTTCTCCGTCATAACGTCATCAAA gCAAGTATATGGAGAATTATCAGGTGggaaaaaatcaatttgggAAGCAATATCTCCATCAGTTTTAGAGGCCTCTCTAAATATGACTCCGGATTTGACTGAGTACTTCAAGTCCAAGATTGCTAAGGGTGCAGTGATTGCCCCACCTTCAACTATTTAA
- the LOC125849874 gene encoding cytochrome P450 704C1-like, protein MYITATIISLILFCVFILHFLTKKLHGKKRYHPIGGTVFNLLINFHRVHHYMTDLAGKYKTYRLSSPFKNRIFTSDPANVEYILKTNFENYGKGGYNYYILKDLLGDGIFTVDGDKWREQRKLSSHDFSTRVLRDFSSVVFRKNAAKFAHILTEAVKSNKIVDIQDLFMKASLDSIFRVAFGVELDSMCGSNEQGKKFSDAFDDASALILRRYVDILWKIKRSLNIGTEAKLKENITTVDVFIYKLIQRKTEEMSKPEADLSLQWKKEDILSRFLKITGTDPKYLRDIILNFIIAGKDTTATTLSWFIYVLCKYPHVQEKIAQEIKESVTHEKENATDVTDFASNVSADALEKMQYLHAALTETLRLYPAVPADTKLCFSDDTLPDGFSVNKGDTVSYLPYAMGRMKLIWGDDAEEYEPERWLDRNGFFRHENPFKFTAFQAGPRICLGKEFAYRQMKIFSAVLLHYFVFKLSDDKKAINYRTMINLHIDGGLHVRVFRR, encoded by the exons ATGTACATAACAGCCACCATTATCTCACTTATCTTATTTTGTGTGTTCATACTTCATTTTCTGACCAAAAAATTACATGGAAAAAAGAGATACCATCCAATTGGTGGCACCGTTTTCAATCTGCTTATCAACTTCCATAGAGTGCACCATTACATGACTGATCTTGCTGGCAAGTACAAGACTTACAGATTGAGTAGCCCTTTCAAGAATAGGATTTTTACTTCTGACCCTGCTAACGTTGAATACATtcttaaaacaaactttgaaaACTACGGCAAG GGAGGGTATAATTACTACATCCTAAAGGACTTGTTAGGGGATGGAATTTTCACAGTTGATGGTGATAAGTGGCGGGAGCAGAGGAAGTTGTCAAGCCATGACTTCTCCACAAGGGTCTTGAGGGATTTTAGCAGTGTGGTATTCAGAAAAAATGCAGCAAAGTTTGCCCATATATTGACTGAAGCTGTCAAATCCAACAAGATAGTAGACATTCAA GATCTATTCATGAAAGCATCTCTAGATTCTATATTCAGAGTTGCCTTTGGAGTTGAGCTAGACAGCATGTGTGGTTCAAATGAACAAGGCAAAAAATTTAGCGATGCATTTGATGATGCAAGTGCATTGATACTTCGGAGATATGTTGATATTTTATGGAAGATTAAAAGATCTCTCAATATCGGAACAGAAGCCAAGTTAAAGGAAAATATAACAACTGTTGATGTGTTTATTTATAAGTTGATCCAGAGAAAAACTGAGGAGATGAGTAAACCGGAAGCTGATTTATCT TTGCAGTGGAAGAAAGAAGACATTTTGTCAAGGTTTCTGAAAATAACTGGTACAGATCCAAAGTATTTGCGTGATATAATATTAAACTTCATAATAGCAGGCAAAGATACAACAGCAACCACCCTTTCTTGGTTCATATATGTGCTTTGCAAGTACCCTCATGTACAGGAAAAAATAGCACAAGAGATTAAAGAATCAGTAACTCATGAGAAAGAAAATGCAACAGACGTTACGGATTTTGCTTCTAATGTGAGTGCAGATGCCCTTGAAAAGATGCAATATCTTCATGCAGCATTGACAGAGACTCTTAGGCTCTATCCTGCAGTTCCAGCG GATACAAAACTATGCTTTTCGGATGACACCTTACCAGATGGATTCAGTGTGAACAAAGGGGACACGGTGTCTTACTTACCATATGCAATGGGAAGAATGAAATTAATATGGGGTGATGATGCAGAAGAATATGAACCAGAGAGATGGCTTGATCGCAATGGTTTCTTCAGGCATGAGAACCCCTTCAAATTTACCGCTTTCCAG GCAGGGCCGAGGATCTGCTTGGGGAAGGAGTTTGCTTATAGACAGATGAAGATATTCTCTGCTGTGTTGTTACATTACTTTGTTTTCAAGTTGAGTGATGACAAGAAGGCTATCAACTACAGGACAATGATTAATCTTCACATTGATGGGGGATTGCATGTTCGTGTCTTTCGTAGATAG
- the LOC125859305 gene encoding flavonol sulfotransferase-like, which produces MSSSNFPSKTSRLSENYGLETFKEMRKQYKEMISTLPKRESEYPFFDSCQYEGFWYNSSFLESALCMQQNFKAQPSDIFLCSAPKTGTTWRNALTFSIMTRHDDFTNSPLLNKLPHECIPCLELAFLSNPKFVDAELPLLSTHLPYTLLPKSILESDNCKIIYICREPKDTFVSWWHFTQKIKAKLSSKVSLVTLDQAFKWFCQGKSGYGPYWDHILGYWKASVERPERVFFFKYEDLKEDTLGYVKKLADFMDKPFSKEEQERGVPQEIVSRCNFENWSNLEVNKSEKYIYENLPGVSNSLLFRKGDIGDWKNYLTKDMAKFIDDITLEKFKSSGLTFASSVK; this is translated from the coding sequence ATGAGTTCCTCTAATTTCCCTTCCAAAACTAGCCGCTTATCTGAGAATTATGGATTAGAAACTTTCAAGGAAATGCGCAAACAGTACAAAGAGATGATATCAACACTTCCCAAACGAGAGTCTGAGTATCCTTTTTTTGATAGCTGTCAATATGAAGGCTTTTGGTACAATTCATCCTTCTTAGAATCAGCTCTATGTATGCAACAAAACTTCAAAGCTCAACCCTCTGATATTTTCCTTTGCAGTGCTCCAAAAACAGGCACCACTTGGCGTAATGCCTTAACCTTTTCCATTATGACTAGACATGACGATTTTACAAATAGCCCTTTACTCAATAAGTTACCCCATGAATGCATACCCTGCTTGGAATTAGCTTTTCTCTCCAATCCTAAATTTGTAGACGCGGAGTTGCCATTATTATCAACACATCTTCCTTACACACTCTTACCAAAATCCATATTAGAATCAGATAATTGCAAGATCATTTACATATGTAGAGAACCAAAAGATACATTTGTTTCTTGGTGGCATTTCACACAAAAGATCAAAGCTAAATTAAGTAGTAAAGTATCCCTAGTTACACTCGATCAAGCATTTAAGTGGTTTTGCCAAGGAAAATCCGGATATGGACCTTACTGGGATCACATATTGGGATACTGGAAAGCAAGTGTTGAGAGACCCGAGAGAGTTTTCTTCTTCAAGTACGAAGATTTGAAGGAGGACACGTTGGGTTATGTCAAGAAGTTGGCTGATTTCATGGACAAACCCTTCTCTAAGGAGGAACAAGAGCGAGGTGTACCTCAAGAAATTGTGTCACGTTGTAATTTCGAAAATTGGAGCAATTTAGAGGTGAATAAGagtgagaaatatatatatgaaaacttGCCAGGAGTAAGTAACAGTCTACTTTTTCGAAAAGGAGATATTGGCGATTGGAAGAACTATTTGACAAAGGATATGGCAaaattcattgatgacataacGCTTGAGAAATTTAAATCTTCGGGGTTGACATTCGCTTCTTCAGTAAAGTAA
- the LOC125849862 gene encoding cytochrome P450 704C1-like, with the protein MDILHSSIAATILSLVFCGFILHLLTRKVDGKKRYHPIGGTIFNQLINFHRLHHYMTDLASKYKTYRLISPFRSEIYTSDPVNVEYILKTNFDNYGRGRYHYSNLKDLLGDGIFTVDGDKWREQRKLSSHEFSTRVLRDFSSVVFRKNVAKLAHILSEAASSEKTVDIQDLFMKATLDSIFKVAFGVELDSMCGSNEEGKKFGDAFDNASEMTLWRYVDIFWKIKRTLNIGSEAKLRNNIRTIDEFVYKLIHRKTEQMCRPEADLSLQWKKEDILSRFLQITGTDPKFLRDIILSFIIAGKDTTATTLSWFIYVLCKYPHVQEKVAQEIKEATAEKQDATDIADFSANVSEDALEKMQYLHAALTETLRLYPAVPVDGKICFSDDTLPDGFSVKKGDMVSYQPYAMGRMKFIWGDDVEEYKPERWLDGDGFFKPESPFKFTAFQAGPRICLGKEFAFRQMKIFSSVLLSYFVFKLSDDKKTVNYRTMINLHINGGLHVRVFHRKGH; encoded by the exons ATGGATATTCTTCATAGCTCCATAGCAGCCACCATTCTCTCACTTGTCTTTTGTGGATTCATACTTCATCTTCTGACCAGAAAAGTAGATGGCAAAAAGAGATACCATCCAATCGGCGGAACCATTTTCAATCAGCTCATCAACTTCCACAGGCTGCACCATTACATGACTGATCTTGCTAGCAAGTACAAGACTTACAGATTGATTAGCCCTTTCAGGAGTGAGATTTATACTTCTGACCCTGTTAACGTCGAGTACATTCTCAAAACTAACTTTGACAACTATGGCAGG GGGAGGTATCATTACAGCAATCTAAAGGACCTGCTAGGGGATGGGATTTTCACAGTTGATGGTGATAAGTGGCGAGAACAGAGGAAATTGTCAAGCCATGAATTCTCGACAAGGGTCTTGAGGGATTTCAGCAGTGTGGTCTTTAGAAAAAATGTGGCAAAGCTTGCCCATATATTGTCTGAAGCAGCCAGTTCTGAAAAGACGGTGGACATTCAA GATCTTTTCATGAAAGCAACTCTAGATTCTATATTCAAAGTTGCCTTTGGAGTTGAGCTAGATAGCATGTGCGGTTCAAATGAAGAAGGCAAAAAGTTTGGCGATGCATTTGACAATGCAAGTGAAATGACACTTTGGAGATATGTTGATATCTTCTGGAAGATTAAAAGAACTCTCAATATCGGATCAGAAGCCAAGTTAAGAAACAATATAAGAACTATTGATGAGTTTGTTTATAAGCTGATCCACAGAAAGACTGAACAGATGTGTAGACCAGAAGCTGATTTATCT TTGCAATGGAAGAAAGAAGATATTTTGTCAAGGTTTCTGCAAATAACTGGAACAGATCCAAAGTTTTTGCGTGATATAATATTGAGCTTCATAATAGCTGGCAAAGATACAACAGCAACTACCCTTTCTTGGTTCATATATGTGCTATGCAAGTACCCTCATGTACAGGAAAAAGTAGCACAAGAGATTAAAGAAGCAACAGCTGAGAAACAAGATGCAACAGACATAGCAGATTTTTCTGCCAATGTGAGTGAAGATGCCCTTGAAAAGATGCAATATCTTCATGCAGCATTGACCGAGACTCTTAGGCTCTATCCTGCAGTTCCAGTG GATGGAAAAATATGCTTTTCCGATGACACCTTACCCGATGGATTCAGCGTGAAGAAAGGGGACATGGTGTCTTACCAACCATATGCAATGGGAAGAATGAAATTTATATGGGGTGATGATGTAGAAGAATATAAACCAGAGAGATGGCTTGATGGGGATGGTTTCTTCAAGCCAGAGAGCCCCTTTAAATTTACAGCTTTCCAG GCAGGCCCGCGAATCTGCTTGGGGAAGGAATTTGCTTTCAGGCAGATGAAGATATTCTCTTCTGTGTTGTTAAGTTACTTTGTTTTCAAGTTGAGTGATGACAAGAAGACTGTCAACTACAGGACAATGATTAATCTTCACATCAATGGGGGACTGCATGTTCGTGTCTTTCACAGAAAGGGCCATTAA